One genomic segment of Candidatus Schekmanbacteria bacterium includes these proteins:
- a CDS encoding glycosyltransferase family 39 protein, which yields MLNFIYISSPPLFYLILLDFIALSIGLFALRNVKSIPLNIKTCSAFGVGFLFLSLIMFFEGICGLFYSRFIATELIILFLISVFLFVKFGKELRDNFALTIFKTPAIVSLFLFIPLFLLCLLPPTVRDELVYHLAAPKLYLQHHRIFNIEGNVFAAFPEFTEMLYIIPIAIGEEALARLLHLNFCILSSITLYFFARQYLSKTYSLITALFLASSPVVFSISGTAYIDMALAFYVLLSFVFLNFWLMERSDISLLIFSGIFAGSAMAIKYTGMWVVLIMITIVLLFSRSLAASGVFALSSVAIASPWYLKNYLFTGNPFYPFFYSIFGGKAWDSYREAIYIEGLSRFFTGSGWIHYLLFPVSFSIGMKPQEAGYFGLDGIAGIFLILMIPAAVYLAANRQTRTVTSHFLIFLSFFFFIWFFSSTQTRLFLPALPAAILIIMIAVQNFKGDIKWRQTIFSIFIAGSILFNLYHNLKFFSETMSWEYLRGKQTRAEYLRKKIPETYPAIEYINRELLPDSKVWLIWMKNQGYYFEREHYSDSIFESFTMESLLSDDSTLDKLLSFIKEKQITHILIDENLFLSTTPFDTEERTKELEKMKKRFAIFSNNYSDIQWQKDGITLYRLRFSSNNS from the coding sequence ATGTTAAATTTTATTTATATCTCAAGTCCGCCGCTTTTTTATCTCATACTTTTAGATTTTATAGCGCTTTCAATCGGGCTCTTTGCACTAAGAAATGTAAAATCCATCCCCCTTAATATCAAAACCTGTAGCGCCTTCGGAGTTGGATTTTTATTTCTGTCTCTCATCATGTTTTTTGAGGGGATTTGCGGACTTTTTTACAGCAGATTCATTGCCACAGAGCTTATTATTTTATTCCTGATCTCTGTTTTTCTGTTTGTTAAGTTCGGAAAAGAGCTCCGCGACAATTTTGCTTTAACAATATTCAAAACACCGGCAATAGTTTCTCTTTTTCTATTCATACCATTGTTCCTTCTTTGCCTTCTCCCGCCAACTGTCCGTGATGAGCTTGTCTATCATCTTGCCGCACCAAAGCTTTATCTTCAGCATCACAGGATATTCAATATAGAAGGGAACGTATTTGCAGCCTTCCCTGAGTTTACTGAAATGCTTTATATAATTCCCATTGCCATCGGGGAGGAGGCGCTTGCAAGGCTGTTACATCTAAATTTCTGTATTCTCTCATCAATCACACTCTATTTTTTTGCACGACAATATCTGTCAAAGACATATTCACTTATTACGGCACTCTTTCTTGCTTCATCACCTGTTGTATTTTCCATCTCCGGCACTGCTTATATAGATATGGCATTAGCATTCTATGTTCTTTTGTCATTTGTCTTTTTAAATTTCTGGTTGATGGAGAGGAGTGACATATCTCTCCTTATTTTTTCCGGTATATTTGCAGGCTCTGCAATGGCAATAAAATATACAGGGATGTGGGTAGTTCTCATCATGATCACAATCGTACTTTTATTTTCAAGGTCCCTTGCTGCTTCAGGGGTTTTCGCATTATCTTCTGTTGCAATTGCATCTCCCTGGTACCTTAAGAATTACTTATTCACAGGGAATCCCTTTTATCCTTTTTTTTATTCCATATTTGGAGGCAAGGCATGGGATTCTTACAGAGAAGCAATATACATAGAAGGACTATCCCGCTTCTTTACAGGAAGCGGCTGGATTCACTATTTGCTCTTCCCGGTAAGTTTTTCCATAGGGATGAAACCTCAGGAAGCCGGCTATTTCGGGCTTGATGGGATTGCTGGAATTTTTCTTATTCTTATGATTCCTGCTGCAGTCTATTTAGCAGCAAACAGGCAAACAAGAACCGTGACAAGTCACTTTCTTATTTTTCTTTCTTTCTTCTTTTTCATCTGGTTTTTCTCTTCAACACAAACGCGGCTATTCCTGCCGGCTTTGCCTGCAGCAATTCTTATAATAATGATTGCCGTCCAAAACTTTAAAGGGGACATAAAATGGCGACAAACAATCTTTTCCATATTCATCGCAGGCTCAATCTTGTTTAACCTTTATCACAATCTAAAGTTCTTCAGTGAAACTATGTCCTGGGAATATCTTAGAGGTAAGCAAACACGAGCTGAATATCTCAGGAAAAAAATTCCTGAAACTTATCCTGCGATTGAATACATTAACCGGGAATTGCTTCCTGATTCAAAGGTATGGCTCATATGGATGAAGAACCAGGGATATTACTTTGAAAGAGAACACTACAGTGATTCAATTTTTGAATCTTTTACCATGGAATCATTATTAAGCGACGATTCTACTCTGGACAAACTTCTTTCATTCATAAAAGAAAAACAAATCACTCATATATTGATAGATGAAAACCTGTTTCTTTCAACAACTCCTTTTGACACTGAAGAAAGAACAAAGGAACTTGAGAAGATGAAAAAACGTTTTGCCATTTTTTCAAACAATTATTCAGACATACAATGGCAGAAAGACGGAATCACACTATACAGGTTACGATTTTCTTCTAATAACAGTTAA
- a CDS encoding DUF1016 domain-containing protein — protein sequence MSVITTTEYKTFLKEIKERIYKAQYDALKAVNKELINLYWDIGKSIVAKQDKLGWGKSVVENLAKDLQKEFSGIQGFSARNLWNMRTFYLTYKEDQKLQPLVAEISWTKNVIIMERCKDDIRREFYLKTTKKFGWTKDVLINQLEAGAFERYMTNQTNFDKAVPEKYRHQAKLAVKDEYSFDFLELGEEHSEKELELALLENVRKFLIEMGGYFTFVGNQYRLEIDNQEFFIDLLLYHRQLRCLVAIELKIGAFKPEYAGKMQFYLSALNDRAKLPDENPSIGIILCKDKSRTFVEYALKDTKKAIGVSTYKLTGKLPRELKKYLPSPEEMIERIKYLE from the coding sequence ATGTCAGTTATAACAACTACTGAATATAAGACATTTTTAAAAGAGATTAAGGAGCGCATATATAAAGCCCAGTATGACGCACTTAAAGCTGTAAACAAAGAGCTTATAAACCTGTATTGGGACATTGGGAAATCAATCGTGGCAAAGCAGGATAAGCTCGGCTGGGGCAAATCTGTAGTAGAAAATCTAGCTAAGGATTTGCAAAAAGAATTTTCTGGGATACAGGGATTTTCTGCTAGAAACCTCTGGAATATGCGGACATTTTATTTGACTTACAAAGAAGATCAAAAACTGCAGCCATTGGTTGCAGAAATTAGCTGGACCAAAAATGTCATTATTATGGAACGGTGCAAGGACGACATCCGGCGGGAATTCTACCTCAAGACAACAAAGAAGTTTGGCTGGACAAAAGATGTTCTGATTAACCAGCTTGAAGCAGGTGCATTTGAACGGTATATGACAAATCAGACAAACTTTGATAAAGCCGTGCCGGAAAAATACCGTCATCAGGCAAAGCTTGCAGTGAAAGATGAATATTCCTTCGACTTTCTGGAACTTGGCGAAGAACATTCGGAAAAAGAACTCGAACTGGCACTTTTAGAAAATGTGAGGAAGTTCCTGATTGAGATGGGTGGCTACTTTACCTTTGTGGGTAATCAGTACCGTTTGGAGATAGACAATCAGGAGTTTTTTATTGATTTGCTGTTATATCACCGGCAACTGAGGTGTCTTGTGGCAATAGAATTAAAGATCGGCGCATTCAAGCCTGAATATGCCGGCAAGATGCAGTTTTATCTTTCTGCCCTGAACGATAGAGCAAAGCTTCCTGATGAGAATCCATCTATAGGCATTATTTTGTGCAAAGACAAAAGCCGGACATTTGTTGAATATGCACTGAAGGATACTAAAAAAGCTATAGGCGTATCTACCTACAAACTGACTGGAAAACTTCCGCGCGAGCTAAAAAAATATCTACCGTCTCCTGAAGAGATGATTGAAAGAATAAAGTATCTGGAATAG
- a CDS encoding cytochrome P460 family protein, with amino-acid sequence MLRNKISLVKSCACLLLIVFLSSGCSLFGLWEEPGADSKQLWTYIQKRKPYIEYPFIPGENGLYKGQDPHGYWLQTFVNATALESLEDKKGMFPPGSLIVTENYSEEKELRELTVMYKVEGYNPKAGDWYWVTYDVNGEPLHEGRAKVCINCHSEMVDNDYVFSGKIK; translated from the coding sequence ATGCTTCGAAACAAAATTTCGCTGGTTAAATCCTGCGCCTGCCTCTTACTGATAGTATTTCTTTCATCAGGCTGTTCTCTTTTCGGGTTGTGGGAGGAGCCGGGTGCAGATTCAAAGCAGTTATGGACATACATCCAAAAAAGGAAACCCTATATAGAATATCCTTTTATCCCCGGGGAAAACGGTTTGTATAAAGGACAAGATCCTCACGGATACTGGCTTCAGACATTTGTCAACGCAACAGCTCTTGAATCACTTGAAGATAAAAAAGGCATGTTTCCCCCGGGCTCGCTGATAGTCACAGAGAACTACTCTGAGGAAAAGGAGTTAAGGGAGCTGACAGTGATGTACAAAGTTGAAGGATACAATCCTAAAGCAGGAGACTGGTACTGGGTGACATATGATGTAAACGGAGAACCGCTCCACGAAGGAAGGGCAAAGGTCTGTATAAATTGCCATAGCGAAATGGTTGACAACGATTACGTTTTCAGCGGTAAAATAAAATAA
- a CDS encoding MFS transporter has product MSKAKASGNYRYVILLTLWLLYFINYWDRISVLTLLPLIREDLNLTHAEVGLAASIFFFAYAVAQLFAGHMADRFGAKIMMRIAITVFTAITFATGLIKNFVHFFIVRVALGLGEGQHWTPSMKVCADWFPAGEKGRATGLYTTSFTIGPAVAPIAATFIAAALGWRSVFFLLVIPGIIGIICLNRYIINKPFEALALGKISKGEYDYIEAGMPPPMGHQEKGVYGRVVADPVFWCYSLIFFFNLAVYWGNTTWISSFLYEQHKLKLSTMGMVAAVPFIVGALSQYLGGIMMDKFFKGRIKPILLISFIGCLPSYYIMSIIPQGNVPLLVTFFILIGFFANLNWGPFVAFIQIRYPREIVGTAAGISNFIGQFGAFLSPVIAGFLILKTESGSDYSNVFIFFTLCSLTAAIATLFLNEQPLTEKMSEK; this is encoded by the coding sequence ATGTCTAAAGCCAAAGCCTCCGGAAATTACAGGTATGTAATACTTCTGACGCTCTGGCTCCTTTATTTCATAAACTACTGGGACAGAATAAGCGTCCTCACCCTCCTTCCGCTCATAAGAGAAGACCTTAATCTGACTCATGCTGAAGTGGGGCTTGCAGCATCGATATTTTTCTTTGCCTATGCGGTAGCACAGCTTTTTGCAGGCCACATGGCTGACCGCTTTGGAGCAAAAATAATGATGCGCATTGCCATAACGGTTTTTACTGCCATCACATTTGCTACCGGTCTTATTAAGAATTTTGTGCATTTCTTTATTGTCCGGGTTGCACTTGGTCTCGGCGAGGGACAACACTGGACGCCGAGCATGAAGGTCTGCGCAGACTGGTTTCCGGCAGGCGAGAAAGGAAGGGCAACAGGACTCTATACAACGTCTTTTACGATAGGTCCGGCAGTGGCTCCTATTGCTGCCACTTTTATTGCCGCCGCTCTTGGATGGCGTTCTGTTTTTTTTCTCCTCGTCATCCCCGGAATAATTGGGATCATCTGTCTCAACCGTTATATCATCAACAAGCCTTTCGAAGCTCTTGCTCTGGGGAAAATATCAAAAGGAGAATATGATTACATAGAGGCAGGAATGCCGCCTCCCATGGGACATCAGGAAAAAGGGGTTTATGGGAGGGTAGTCGCTGATCCTGTTTTCTGGTGTTATTCCCTAATATTCTTTTTTAATCTCGCTGTTTACTGGGGAAACACGACATGGATATCATCTTTTCTTTATGAACAGCACAAGCTTAAACTTTCCACGATGGGCATGGTCGCAGCAGTCCCTTTTATTGTCGGGGCGCTCTCGCAGTATCTTGGCGGGATTATGATGGATAAGTTTTTTAAAGGGCGCATCAAACCAATACTTCTCATATCATTTATTGGATGTCTTCCCTCTTATTATATAATGAGCATTATCCCGCAGGGGAACGTCCCTTTGCTTGTTACTTTCTTCATACTGATAGGTTTTTTTGCAAATTTGAACTGGGGACCCTTTGTTGCTTTCATCCAGATAAGATATCCGAGGGAGATTGTGGGGACAGCGGCAGGAATCAGCAATTTCATAGGCCAGTTCGGAGCATTCCTTTCCCCGGTGATAGCCGGGTTTTTGATTCTAAAGACAGAATCCGGAAGTGATTATTCAAATGTTTTTATTTTCTTCACCCTCTGTTCGCTGACTGCGGCAATCGCCACTTTGTTTTTAAATGAACAGCCATTGACTGAGAAAATGAGTGAAAAATGA
- a CDS encoding substrate-binding domain-containing protein — MKKFFIIVSVLFIFAATTTVNSHAETRLRMSTTTSTENSGLLPVIITPFEKANDVKIDVIAVGTGAALKLGENGDVDLVFVHSRPDEDKFVASGFGIDRRDVMHNDFVILGPKNDPENLKGAGSALEAFKRLGAGKCEFISRGDNSGTHIKEKELWKLAGVSPSGSPLAKWYVETGQGMGAVLQIANDKQAYTLADRGTYIAYEKKVDLVILYEGDKTLYNPYGIIAVNPAKFPHVKYDLAKKFIEYITSSEGQKIIADFKVNGKELFFPDAIKN, encoded by the coding sequence ATGAAGAAGTTTTTCATAATAGTTTCAGTTTTATTCATTTTCGCAGCAACAACAACTGTAAACTCCCATGCAGAGACACGTCTCCGAATGAGTACGACAACAAGCACTGAAAATTCCGGACTGCTGCCGGTCATTATAACCCCCTTTGAGAAGGCTAATGATGTCAAAATAGATGTCATAGCCGTAGGGACAGGAGCAGCGCTGAAACTTGGCGAGAACGGAGATGTTGATCTGGTCTTTGTTCATTCGCGCCCTGATGAAGATAAATTCGTGGCTTCGGGTTTTGGTATTGACCGGCGCGATGTCATGCATAATGATTTTGTAATTCTGGGACCTAAAAATGATCCTGAAAATTTAAAAGGCGCAGGCTCAGCTCTCGAAGCTTTTAAAAGACTTGGTGCAGGGAAATGTGAGTTCATTTCACGCGGCGACAACTCAGGGACACACATAAAAGAAAAGGAATTGTGGAAGCTGGCAGGTGTTTCACCCTCAGGCAGTCCGCTTGCCAAATGGTATGTTGAGACAGGACAGGGAATGGGTGCCGTGCTTCAGATAGCAAATGACAAGCAGGCTTATACGCTTGCCGACCGGGGGACCTACATTGCCTATGAAAAGAAGGTTGACCTTGTAATTCTCTATGAAGGGGACAAGACCTTATACAATCCGTACGGCATCATTGCTGTTAACCCGGCTAAATTTCCACATGTAAAATATGACCTCGCGAAGAAGTTCATTGAATACATCACAAGCTCTGAAGGGCAGAAGATTATTGCTGATTTCAAAGTGAACGGCAAAGAACTTTTTTTCCCTGATGCGATTAAAAACTAA
- a CDS encoding Ig-like domain-containing protein: protein MKNIFFIIILAANIVLLSASLQNAGWWGDEEITLEKASLNDGTTLLVSPNPDNNRNVLVNSTIKLEFSRKITDTTVSIITNQPNKTLFILTKALTKAGGAVVPVTVTANKSPVTVKPISDLEPQTKYILTVKAGITSNNRAYWTKTDIVIAFTTKSQKAEQHK from the coding sequence ATGAAAAATATATTTTTTATCATAATATTGGCGGCTAACATTGTTTTATTGTCTGCTTCCCTGCAAAATGCGGGATGGTGGGGAGACGAGGAAATAACTTTGGAGAAAGCATCTTTAAATGACGGCACAACGCTTCTCGTATCACCAAATCCGGACAATAACAGGAATGTTCTGGTCAACTCTACTATTAAGCTCGAATTCAGCAGGAAGATTACAGACACAACTGTCAGCATAATCACTAACCAGCCCAATAAAACGCTCTTTATATTGACAAAAGCACTGACAAAAGCCGGTGGTGCCGTTGTGCCTGTAACTGTTACGGCAAACAAATCTCCGGTAACCGTTAAACCTATCAGCGATTTAGAACCTCAAACGAAATATATCCTTACCGTCAAGGCAGGTATTACATCGAATAACAGAGCTTACTGGACTAAGACTGATATAGTCATAGCATTCACTACGAAAAGCCAGAAAGCGGAACAACATAAATAA
- a CDS encoding ABC transporter permease: protein MDYLIDSFYSAGGLIFGFDPEVYFIVWTSVRISLIATILAAVLGIPLGVLISLNRFRGKGAAILILNTLMALPTVVVGLFFYALLSRRGVLGDFGLLYTPWGVIIGELFLALPIVVNYTISAVQGIDKRLLLTCKSLGASPVQEASIILKEARFAVMAAVVAGFGRIIAEVGVAMMLGGNIRGFTRTMTTAIALETSKGEFELGLALGILLLAVAFAVNGALYKIQKGK, encoded by the coding sequence ATGGACTATCTTATTGATTCCTTCTACTCTGCTGGCGGACTCATCTTCGGTTTTGATCCAGAGGTTTATTTCATTGTCTGGACATCGGTGCGCATTTCGCTTATTGCCACCATTCTTGCCGCGGTTCTGGGAATTCCTCTGGGAGTATTGATTTCGCTTAACCGGTTTAGAGGTAAAGGCGCAGCAATCCTGATACTAAATACATTGATGGCGCTTCCTACAGTTGTCGTCGGGCTTTTCTTCTACGCACTTTTAAGCCGACGGGGGGTTTTGGGAGATTTTGGCCTACTTTACACCCCCTGGGGAGTGATAATCGGTGAGCTGTTCCTCGCTCTTCCTATTGTTGTAAATTACACCATCTCAGCAGTACAGGGAATAGACAAAAGGCTTCTTCTTACATGTAAATCACTTGGGGCATCACCGGTCCAGGAGGCATCAATAATATTGAAAGAGGCAAGATTTGCAGTGATGGCTGCTGTAGTTGCAGGATTCGGAAGGATCATCGCAGAGGTCGGAGTTGCCATGATGCTTGGTGGTAACATAAGGGGTTTCACCCGCACCATGACAACAGCAATTGCGCTTGAAACAAGCAAGGGGGAGTTTGAGCTTGGGCTTGCTCTCGGCATACTTCTGCTCGCTGTAGCCTTTGCCGTAAATGGCGCGCTTTATAAGATTCAGAAGGGGAAATAA
- a CDS encoding ATP-binding cassette domain-containing protein → MSIAYRLENISFGYGSRTVLNIPELEIEAGRITALVGPNGSGKTTLLNMLSFIEIPGKGEISFFNEKVKDGDVLAFRRRVGLLLQNPYLFHSSVISNVEAGLKIRGISPHERHSISADALAKVGLFGFEGRKATSLSGGEAQRVALARVLALQPQVILLDEPATYMDAESERRTEEVILELNREKGVTVIFTTQDILRAQALADRVLSIFRGSIVSASLVNLFRGKVSEDGKQFHTEKIVIFISGGSGNETHISVDPSDIVLSKESLHSSMRNSFKGRIVAIFEENGKVRIEVEAGERFQSLITRDSLKEMGLHIGDDVWLSFKSTAVKVF, encoded by the coding sequence ATGAGCATTGCATACAGACTGGAAAACATTTCTTTCGGATATGGTTCGCGCACTGTACTTAATATCCCTGAGCTTGAAATTGAAGCAGGAAGAATCACTGCACTTGTCGGCCCCAATGGCTCAGGCAAGACTACTCTTTTAAATATGCTTTCTTTTATCGAGATTCCGGGAAAAGGAGAGATTTCCTTTTTCAACGAGAAGGTGAAAGACGGGGATGTACTTGCCTTTCGCAGGCGAGTGGGACTTCTGCTTCAAAATCCATATCTCTTCCATTCCTCTGTGATATCTAATGTAGAGGCAGGGCTTAAGATCCGGGGGATATCTCCCCATGAAAGGCACAGCATATCTGCGGATGCACTGGCAAAAGTCGGACTTTTCGGTTTCGAGGGGAGAAAGGCGACATCTCTTTCAGGAGGCGAGGCGCAGAGGGTTGCCCTTGCACGGGTGCTTGCCCTTCAACCTCAGGTCATATTACTCGATGAGCCGGCAACCTATATGGATGCAGAAAGTGAAAGACGCACGGAAGAGGTTATCCTTGAGCTTAACAGGGAGAAGGGCGTTACAGTTATATTTACGACACAGGATATTCTGCGTGCACAGGCTCTCGCAGACAGGGTGCTCAGCATCTTCAGGGGAAGCATTGTCTCAGCATCGCTTGTAAATCTTTTCCGCGGGAAAGTCTCTGAAGACGGAAAACAATTCCATACAGAGAAAATTGTCATTTTTATTTCCGGCGGGAGCGGCAACGAAACTCATATCTCTGTTGACCCTTCTGATATAGTTCTTTCCAAAGAATCACTCCATTCAAGCATGAGAAACTCTTTCAAGGGGCGGATAGTCGCGATTTTCGAAGAGAATGGAAAGGTGCGCATCGAAGTTGAAGCAGGAGAACGCTTCCAGTCCCTTATCACGCGCGACTCTCTAAAAGAAATGGGTCTTCATATCGGCGACGATGTCTGGCTCTCCTTCAAGTCAACTGCCGTGAAGGTGTTTTAG
- a CDS encoding PEP-CTERM sorting domain-containing protein: MMKMMRGELTKHLSSALSDLKNIKLTKFLQIAIFGFTLIFFTELPVNATIIGGNVTGGAAYLLGGTFEKLTVPLANPYGPPNSVGENNFESLNLLGFDENQNILITSPLVLDVGGSPLPAGTVVASHYVFFDPTSYTTLIGTVDFDSNVLGIIFNTDSLANSDFLAQTGVNYLSPFRRGLELTSGDLVTISGPRQIQFTVTAGNPGDYVRVLTEYSPGGAPVPEPASILLLMTGLAGFGLLRWHSRKQG, encoded by the coding sequence ATGATGAAGATGATGAGAGGCGAATTAACCAAGCATCTTAGCAGTGCATTGTCAGACCTGAAGAACATTAAACTCACGAAGTTCCTGCAAATCGCTATTTTCGGGTTCACTCTGATATTTTTTACAGAGTTACCGGTAAACGCCACAATTATTGGCGGAAATGTGACAGGTGGGGCAGCTTATCTTCTTGGAGGCACCTTTGAAAAGCTCACTGTTCCGCTTGCAAATCCATATGGTCCTCCAAACAGCGTTGGAGAAAACAATTTTGAGTCCTTGAACCTATTGGGATTCGATGAGAATCAGAATATCCTGATTACCTCTCCTCTTGTGTTGGATGTAGGAGGCAGTCCTTTGCCTGCGGGAACTGTCGTGGCAAGCCATTACGTCTTTTTTGACCCGACATCTTATACGACTTTAATTGGAACAGTAGATTTTGACTCTAATGTTCTTGGAATAATTTTCAATACTGACAGTCTGGCAAACAGCGATTTTCTTGCCCAAACCGGAGTAAATTATCTTAGTCCGTTCAGGAGAGGACTTGAGCTTACTTCAGGAGATTTAGTTACTATCAGCGGTCCGCGCCAGATTCAATTCACTGTAACAGCGGGAAACCCCGGTGATTATGTTCGCGTGCTTACTGAATATTCTCCCGGAGGTGCACCTGTCCCTGAACCAGCAAGCATATTACTATTAATGACAGGCTTGGCAGGTTTTGGTCTATTGCGCTGGCACAGCCGGAAACAGGGATAA
- a CDS encoding DUF1016 domain-containing protein codes for MDKIEKKLSHQKLFENIKTLLREARNAVARNINTAMVMTYFEIGRMIVVDEQQGKKRAGYAEETLKNLSLDLTKEFGKGYSERNLENMRKFFLLYSAKISQTMSAKSETASRISQTTFPLSWSHYVFLIRLSDAERSFYEIEAAKQNWSLRELERQFNSSLYERLALSRDKHRVKELSQKGHVLTTPQDAIKEPYVLEFLGLKEDASYTESDLETAIINKIEHFLLELGKGFLFVGRQKRFTFDEEHFFVDLVFYNRLLKCFVLIDLKIGKLKHQDIGQMQMYVNYYDRMMKCPDENSTIGIILCKEAKKAVVEFTLPEDNEHIFARQYQLYLPSKEELKKQLE; via the coding sequence ATGGATAAAATAGAAAAGAAACTATCGCATCAAAAATTATTTGAAAATATAAAAACTCTCCTGCGCGAAGCGAGAAATGCTGTAGCAAGGAACATCAACACTGCTATGGTGATGACCTATTTTGAAATAGGCAGGATGATCGTGGTAGATGAGCAGCAGGGGAAAAAGCGGGCGGGCTATGCCGAGGAAACTTTGAAAAACCTGAGTCTTGATCTGACAAAAGAATTCGGCAAGGGCTATTCCGAGAGAAACCTTGAAAACATGCGGAAGTTCTTCCTGCTATACTCCGCAAAAATTTCGCAGACAATGTCTGCGAAATCCGAGACAGCGTCGCGTATTTCTCAGACAACCTTTCCTCTGAGCTGGTCTCATTATGTCTTTCTCATAAGGCTTTCTGATGCAGAACGTAGTTTTTATGAGATAGAAGCTGCAAAACAAAACTGGTCACTCCGGGAACTTGAACGTCAGTTTAATTCATCTCTTTATGAACGGCTTGCACTTAGCCGTGATAAACACCGAGTGAAAGAATTAAGTCAAAAAGGGCATGTCCTAACGACCCCGCAGGATGCAATCAAAGAACCTTATGTACTGGAATTTCTCGGATTGAAAGAAGACGCCAGCTATACGGAAAGCGATCTTGAAACAGCTATTATCAATAAGATCGAGCACTTTCTCCTTGAGCTTGGAAAAGGTTTTCTCTTCGTAGGCAGACAGAAGCGCTTTACATTTGATGAAGAACACTTCTTTGTGGACCTTGTGTTTTATAATCGCCTGCTAAAGTGTTTTGTTCTAATAGACTTGAAAATAGGGAAACTAAAGCATCAGGATATAGGGCAGATGCAAATGTATGTGAACTACTATGACCGCATGATGAAATGCCCGGATGAAAACAGCACCATTGGAATAATTTTATGCAAAGAAGCTAAGAAGGCAGTTGTTGAATTCACCTTGCCCGAGGATAATGAGCATATTTTTGCCCGGCAGTACCAGCTATACCTTCCGAGCAAAGAAGAACTTAAAAAACAATTGGAATAA
- a CDS encoding 4Fe-4S binding protein, giving the protein MNGVPVTLDFKSNEDFRRERPSVDRDKCIKCGVCYLYCPDSAIRSVDEGYFEADLELCKGCSLCKKQCVTGCISMLPETLPLRHPLY; this is encoded by the coding sequence TTGAATGGTGTGCCTGTAACCCTTGATTTTAAAAGCAATGAGGATTTTCGCAGGGAAAGGCCAAGCGTTGACAGGGATAAATGCATAAAGTGCGGAGTCTGTTATCTTTACTGCCCTGACAGCGCAATCAGAAGTGTTGACGAAGGATACTTCGAGGCAGACCTTGAACTTTGCAAAGGGTGCAGTCTCTGCAAAAAGCAGTGCGTCACAGGCTGTATCTCCATGCTTCCCGAAACATTACCTTTAAGGCATCCGCTCTACTGA
- a CDS encoding NAD(P)H-dependent oxidoreductase subunit E, translating to MQEVDIIIDKVVERHKGKDNALIPMLHEIQGEFNYLPREALDYLSAKISVPVSKIFSVATFYKAFSLEPRGKTKIDVCMGTACYVKNSENLLNRFAGELKLDGEGTTSDLAFTLSQVRCLGCCSLAPVVNINGKVYGNLSSDKVKQLTEQYKA from the coding sequence ATGCAGGAAGTTGATATAATAATAGATAAAGTCGTTGAAAGACATAAGGGGAAGGATAACGCACTTATCCCTATGCTCCATGAAATACAGGGAGAATTTAATTATCTTCCCCGCGAAGCGCTGGATTATCTTTCAGCGAAGATAAGCGTTCCTGTTTCAAAGATATTTTCCGTGGCAACATTTTATAAAGCATTCAGCCTTGAGCCAAGAGGCAAGACAAAGATTGACGTCTGCATGGGCACTGCCTGTTACGTCAAGAATTCCGAGAACCTTCTCAATCGTTTTGCAGGTGAGTTAAAACTGGACGGGGAAGGTACTACATCTGACCTTGCCTTTACTCTTTCACAGGTGCGCTGTCTTGGCTGCTGCAGCCTTGCTCCGGTGGTGAATATAAACGGGAAAGTCTACGGGAATCTAAGCTCTGATAAAGTTAAACAATTGACCGAGCAGTACAAGGCTTGA